The region ACCGGGAGTGAAACGAGAATAGAccaggggcgggggggggggggatgttagTCACTCCATCAGGGTCTTGTAGGCGAGGAAAGTGTTGCCCCCGTAGGCGACCGTGTTGCCGACGCACAGCAGTCCCGTGGAGAGGCTGAAGTGCCAGTCGGCGCCGTAGCGGAACTCCGAGGCCAGGTAGCCCGTGGTGGAGAGCAGGTAGCAGAACACGGCGAACACGTTGAGCAGCCGGTAGGTGACGCTGAAGCCGTGCATGGGCCCGTCCAGCAGcgcgcacagcagcagcactgccGACACGAGCAGGAAGGTGAAGG is a window of Amblyomma americanum isolate KBUSLIRL-KWMA chromosome 4, ASM5285725v1, whole genome shotgun sequence DNA encoding:
- the LOC144127549 gene encoding uncharacterized protein LOC144127549, yielding MAYYTGYMRTPSGVLKMFQILVGLVIVISLMKFNYDQQEMAYTFRLDTVLMAMTAFTFLLVSAVLLLCALLDGPMHGFSVTYRLLNVFAVFCYLLSTTGYLASEFRYGADWHFSLSTGLLCVGNTVAYGGNTFLAYKTLME